The Candidatus Acidiferrales bacterium genomic interval GATGAACCCGACACCGCTGACGACCAGAATCATGACAGCCGAGAGGGGATCCAAGAGGAATCCCCATTGGGCGGTGAAGCTGGAGAGATGACCAGAAGAGGTGAGAAAGGAGCCGGCGGGGATCCAATCAAAGAGGATTTTTTCCGCAACGCGCTCGCCCGGCAGGGAAAGAAGCTGCCAGAAGGCACCGACCGAGAACAAAAACGAAAGAAAAACAGAGCCGCAGCACAGCAGGCTGATCAGCCGGTTTTGAAGCCGCCTGCCGGAGAGGAGCATGAGCAAAGCAGTTGCCGCCGGGAACAGCGGGATCAGCCAGAGCTTGTCAATAAAAAAGGGCAGTGGATTCATGCGCTACCACTTGAGTAAATCAATTTCATCCGCGTTAACGGTTTCACGATTACGGAATAGAGCAATCAGGATGCCCAGACCAACAACGACTTCGGCTGCCGCGTCCGTAATGATAAAGATTGCAAAAACCTGCCCGGCCACCGAACCAAGCTGCCGGGAAAACACCACGAGGTTGATGTTAACGGCGTTCAGGATGAGCTCGATAGACATCAGGATGATGACGATGTTGCGCCGAGTGAGGACACCAATCACGCCGATGGTGAAGAGAACCGCGCTGAGCATCAGATAGTTGCTAGTAGGAATCAATGCTTCTCCCTAGAGGCGTCGCTTGGCCATCACCACGGCGCCGATCATGGCTACCAAGAGCAGGATCGATGCAATTTCAAAC includes:
- the nuoK gene encoding NADH-quinone oxidoreductase subunit NuoK; this translates as MIPTSNYLMLSAVLFTIGVIGVLTRRNIVIILMSIELILNAVNINLVVFSRQLGSVAGQVFAIFIITDAAAEVVVGLGILIALFRNRETVNADEIDLLKW